Proteins encoded by one window of Lathyrus oleraceus cultivar Zhongwan6 chromosome 1, CAAS_Psat_ZW6_1.0, whole genome shotgun sequence:
- the LOC127079230 gene encoding CASP-like protein 1E2: MEVQRSKESKENEAAKSSLEGKCNLLLRLSGLVLTLVAAVVIVADKQTTVVPIRISDSLPPLDIPVTAKWHYMSAYVYYVVVNVIACAYATLSFIIALANGHKSKLLVTLITLLDAIMVALLFSGNGAALAIGVLAKHGNSHVLWNKVCNVFDKFCNQVAASCFISFLGSLVFLLLVMLPALRRRT, encoded by the exons atggaggttCAGAGGAGTAAGGAGTCGAAGGAAAATGAAGCGGCAAAGTCTTCTCTAGAAGGAAAGTGTAATTTGCTTCTAAGGCTTTCTGGTTTGGTTCTGACACTTGTGGCTGCTGTAGTTATTGTTGCTGATAAACAGACCACAGTTGTTCCTATTAGGATTTCAGATTCTTTGCCACCTTTGGATATTCCTGTTACTGCCAAGTGGCATTACATGTCTGCCTATGT GTATTATGTGGTGGTAAATGTTATAGCATGTGCATATGCAACCTTATCTTTTATTATTGCTCTTGCAAATGGACACAAAAGCAAATTGTTGGTGACATTGATCACTCTACTTGATGCAATAATGGTTGCTTTGCTCTTCTCTGGCAATGGTGCTGCCTTGGCTATTGGTGTTCTTGCCAAGCATGGAAACTCACATGTGTTATGGAACAAAGTGTGCAATGTTTTTGATAAATTTTGTAACCAAGTTGCTGCTTCATGTTTCATTTCATTTCTTGGGTCATTAGTATTCCTCTTGCTTGTCATGCTTCCTGCTTTGAGAAGAAGAACCTAA